The genomic region ATGAGGAGCTTTGTTTGGTATGCAAGTAAAAGCTTCATATTTTTCAGAAGGATTGTGCGTATTTCTGGAGCTTCCTCTCTAATTCATCAAACTTAACACCCACAACTCTGTCTACTTCTTGGCCTCTCTTCATGAATACAATAGCAGGCAAAGTATGAAGGTTATACTCCATCCACACACTCTGCATTCAAGTAATTGTTATTTTAGAACTCAAAGCCAACATAAAATTTTGTTGACATATTTTCAATGATGTTCTTCGGACtttgagaaagaagaagaggaaagcaAACGGATTGATTAAGTATTACCATTAACACATCGACATCAATCTTCACGAACTCAACATCGGTGTACTTAGCCGCCAACTCTTCAACCTTCGGTTCAAGGGATTTACAAGGTCCACACCATTTGGCCGTGAACTCGATCAACAGCTATATATTTAATACCAGAATTGGATGCATTATGATATACTCAAACTAATCCTAGTAAAATATAAACCTCCACCATTGTAGCACAAGAAATCTCAAGAAAAAGTAGAAATATTCTACGTTAGAAAGCGCATGAAATAATACGTTACCAGCTTGTTGGTGTCCTTGAGAGCGTTGAGTCGAGATTTCCACTGattcttgttcttgatttccaCAATAAGGGGGATGTTGACTTTGTAAGGAGAAATCTGGGACTCGAAGCGAGGTGTCCATGGCCTCCTGGAAGGGAGGTCGGACGTCACTGAATATCTCTGGTCTGGCGAAGAAACATTAGCACCCATTGTCTCGTTTTATCTCTCTGTCGAAAGGAGCAAATAGTTTTAAGTAGAGTTGCTCTTTTACTGTGAGCATAAGGTGAGAGGAAGAGTTGGCTTTTATAACCTCAGATATTCTTGTTGTGGACCTAGTGGCCTTAAACGGCAACCAATTTGTACACTATAATATCTATTGGCTCTAAATGTACATGTCGTCGCACAAAGCTATTCCAACAAAAGTATTTTTGAGAACccactttaataaaatattaagtcGCACTTTAAGATCAAGTTGTCTTGATTGAGTTCTTGAAGACTCCAAATTTGTAATTGAAATTCTAAAGACGCTTAccaactttttcttttgatcaacGGATAATCTCGAACCAGTCTATACTAATTCTATACTAATTTCCAAGTTTCAATAAAACATCATTTtgtcttttaaaatatttctaggTAAAATGTAACCAATGAATAGCAATGAATTGCCGACAAAAAATACAATGAGTTGGTTGAAGCTTACCAGTTGCTAATTCTTTTACTTTGTTGTTTACTCTAAATTGATCGCatgtattaaatattaaataaatccTAGAATTAGAAAAAGTATACTGTGCAAGCACACAATAAATTCAACGTGATATAAAGTTTGATCAAAAGGCAAGTTTGAGGTGTGATAAAACAACATACTAAGATTCCACAGGTCCTTTTTTCTTTCTCCCAAGTGCTGCTTGCTAGTGCAAAATTTTTTATCTTTCTCCCCCAGTGCGACTTTTGTTTTCTTACTTATAAAGGAGGCAGCAGttgtttttgactttttttacGTCCGTGAATTTGTTTGAAAAGAAGGAATACAGATCTCCAAAATATATGATTCTCCTCTTAGCCTATGATTTTAATTAGGTAACcttagtattttgttttttgatgAAAACttccttttaattttatatatttcttggTAAAAGTTAAAGGCTTAAGGCGAACAAGAATATAAAACGGAAATCAGTGTAGATGAAATGAATGATGgaatactttttttctttctgcaCAAAATGATGGAATACATGTCGCAAAAAGGCAGACACACAATATGCATGATAGATTGTTTGCTTAATTGAAATATGTTGTGGATCTAATATTCAGTTAacataataatacaatataaacATAATAGGTTATTTACTTAATTCagatatggtttggatttattgtttgttttttacTACTACTAAAATAGTAATTAACTAGAGCTTTCGTacggatttttatttttattttttcaataaattGTTTGATAATATTTGTAAACATATAGgttatttggatatttaaaGATTCATATGAATctatttggatttagaaataCCGACTTGAACACTGTccagaaatttataatatttgtatggagtttattttaaacaaaataaaaaaccgATAAAATATATGATCCATATTTGAATGGGTATTTGGATAATTGATTctgtaaaaaattatttattaaccGATTTAAATTCTTATCAATTATTTCATTCAAACTTATGAAATTATTATGATTAACacgtaaaataaatataattaatgaagtaGTTAGGAAAGTGAAAAAAGAAAgatgtaataaaaattaaaaatatgtaagttttgttttatatttttttaataaatgaaatcaaattatttgaaaagaacaaataaaataactacaagtaatttaaaaatgagtGAGAAGTGAAAAATCACTTAAAATACGTAAATATGTTATAATCTATGAGATAATGAATATTAGTTTTAGTCTAGGCAATATTTGACataagatattaaatttaaacaaGTTTACAATAGTTTGGTAGGCAAAACATACAACCTTATCTTCTATcagttaagattttaaaatcgTATGCATAATTTCGgataatgatttaaatttttatttctatttttttatcttcCAAATAGCAGTTCCAAAACCATCCCTTTGTTAAGATAAAGTATCTTTAGATTATTTATGATGTATAttacttaaattatatttaacaattCCATTATGCATTTCCTTGTTCCGTCGTTATATCACTTATGTGCCTTCATCtgcttttagttttatttttaaatatctttatatGTTTTCCTttgttgttaatttattttatatgagtGATCatgttatctttctttttttgt from Raphanus sativus cultivar WK10039 unplaced genomic scaffold, ASM80110v3 Scaffold1612, whole genome shotgun sequence harbors:
- the LOC108824005 gene encoding thioredoxin H8, with translation MGANVSSPDQRYSVTSDLPSRRPWTPRFESQISPYKVNIPLIVEIKNKNQWKSRLNALKDTNKLLLIEFTAKWCGPCKSLEPKVEELAAKYTDVEFVKIDVDVLMSVWMEYNLHTLPAIVFMKRGQEVDRVVGVKFDELERKLQKYAQSF